The Sebastes umbrosus isolate fSebUmb1 chromosome 4, fSebUmb1.pri, whole genome shotgun sequence genomic sequence ACTGGCTATCCTGTCCTTCTCCTTCCTCAGGACTTTTTCCCCTCACTTAGCAGACGAGTGCATCTACATCCTGAGGAGCCTTAAACTCGGTTTTAGGCTCTTCAAATACAAGAAAAGCAAGCCTTTCTACAGCGTCCTGGACTGCTTCTTGGATGCAGCCAAGAAGCATCCCAGTAAGGTCTTTGTGCACTTTGAAGGACGACAGTATACTTATGGCGAAATGGACAAACAGAGCAACAGGGTGGCCAGAGCTCTGCAGGCTGAAGCCCAGCTGAAGGAGGGGGATCCGGTCGCCTTGTTTCTGGCCAACGAGCCCAGCTTCATGTGGACTTGGCTCGGTTTGGCCAAGCTTGGCTGTCCGGCTGCTCTGCTCAACTTCAACATCAGATCCAAGTCTCTGCTGCACTGTTTCTCCTGCTGTGGAGCCAAAGTGATCATCGCCTCTCAGGGTGAGATACacaaacatgttgatgttttcaGGGGTGCACAGAACAAAACAAGGGTCTGCAGCTCTCTGAGTTTCTGGTTTCAGCCACCATTAATCTGTAAAGCATGCACAGAAGCAGAAAGTCCAAAGTGCATTTATgaggtattttattttatttttttgtacttcattttttcccttttttccaggctgttttcatatatgcaatccactgtttgtaattacaacagtctataagccaacttttaagtagatgagctttacagacaaacccatcaagtacacttagagaaaacaacctcaacattcaaaaccaagaaaataaataacaataataataatgacaaaaagaaagagtagagttaaaaaaaacaacaacaacaaagcaaaccattttttttttggtattttaagTATTTCCAAATTTTTGCAACTTCAAGTGATGGATTTACTCAAATACTTAATTTATGTACAATTTCGAGGTGCTTACTTAATTACTTAATCGGTTTGTATTTGGCTTAATAACAACACTGCTTCTAGTTGGGGCCACATGTCACGTTTTTAGATGTCACTGAGTTGTTAACATCATCCAAAGAGACAATTCCTTCTTCTCACATTCATTTAAATAGATGTTCAAGGCTCAAACTCTCcaatatttcactaaaaaaagagcaaagattagagaatgatgaaaaaaatgattagggctgtcaatcgattaaagtatttaatcatgattaattgtgattaatcgcacatttttttatctgttcaaaatgtatcttaaagggactgtttgtaagaatcagaaattggttataacagcgacacctgtggccgttaagtcaacgaaagtcagcgtcctgttgctctcgctcgcccgtgtgcacacgctacctgaatgtgagcaaaacagtgaggcgacacacgtcagctaaaaccacaatatcactctatatttcacctgcttggcagtaatgttagctgaccagacgaaggtctctccatgaatcaatgctgatcctagtgttggcttttcctgcttcagcctcccgaccgcggccgagGGAACAGGGGAGGCACCGTACATtatactgataatacttctgtgcTCTAACTTAAATAGGACTTTTAAAAAAGAACTTTTACCtggtatttttacattgtttagTGGTACAGAATACTTCTTTCACTAGCAGCTTTAGACgtgcataaaacacaaaattcttGATGGATTTTTGAACTTCAATACATTTCTCCGACAGCTGTATTTACCTTACAGGTAATGATTGTTTAGGCTCGCAGTGTTACGTTCAAAGCATCTGATAAGCTAAGAACATGATCTGTCGCTATCGGGGCTGGAGTGACCTGCCAAGGGGAGTTCCCCTTGGCAGGTCACTCCATCCCCCTAACccactgtctgtgtgtcttttaaTGACCTCGTCAACGTCAGGTACAGAGCAAACAGCAGACTGCACATGGTagtttctttattttgtcttgAGCCCCACAAACCAACTAGTCATACTGTTCTGTAGCACTATTCTGCCCTGTAGTTTGGTTATAGCATATATGAGGAATACACACCATGTTAATACAGTATAAACTACAATAATGAAGTGTTTAGAAACTTGATTTTGACACAGGGATTGATGTACACTCTGAGCTCTAGGAGTCATTATGAAGAACAGTCCAGTGGTTATGTGCGACTACTGTGGTGCTGCTACTTAAAGTTAATTAACAGATCTGAGTTGATCTTCTACCACTAGATTACAACACTAAGAGACCTACATTCTAATTTTCACATAAACTATCAGGCCACATATTGATAGTAATTGTAGGTTTGTGGAGGTAACAACTGTGACAGTACTATACAGCTTTTATTAACAACGTTTACCATCAATTAAAGACTGTTAATGATTAGTTTGTTTTAGCCTGCACTAGATGTGAGAAGTACAGACAAAATGAACAGGATAAAAACTCAAATAAGTGTAAATTTCATTGattgaaattgttatttttagggctgtcaaagttaacgcgctaataacacgttaatgcagattcgttttaacgccactaatttctttaacgcattaatacaacttgcgatttttaggttgtagctcagttttaaagctgagtgaagatactggtatcatatgaaagtagaaaacctaaggaatcatcagttttaaagctagagataTGATACTGGTatattcattggtaccaaccatggaaACTACCAAACTTACGGTTAATTTTtcacgaggaaaaactggcatggccattttcaaaggggtccgtcgacctcaagatatgtgaatgaaaatgggttctatgggtacccacgagtctcccctttacagacatgcccactttatgataatcaaatgcagtttggggcaagtcatagtcaagtcagcacactgacacactgacagctgttgttgcctgttgggtttgtcacgttatgatttgagcatattttatgcaaaatgcagtacctgtgagggtttctggacaacatttgtcattgttttgtgttgttaattgatttccagtaatatgtacatacatatgtttgcataaagcaagcatatttgtccactcccatgttgataagagtattaaagtactgtttgtaacttcttacacgtataaatcaatccgggtcggcgtcccatgcgcgctcgcatgtggctacgctgttcagacttaGACTCCAAAActaactacacagaagcaccaaaaccgcaaagttatatctagagaagcccgtcttgcaaaacagtgtaggccgcggtcggaggacgcaggggagaccgtagctctggggcaagtcatagtcaagtcagcacactgacacactgacagctgttgttgcctgttgggctgcagtttgccatgtgatttgagcatacttttgatttgtgttgttaattaattatcaataatataaataaatacttttgcataaagcaagcatttttgttcactcccatgttgataagagtattaaatacttgacaaatctccctttaacgtacattttgaacagataaaaaatatgcgattaatttgtgattaatcgtgattactatggataatcatgcaattcattgcgattaaatattttaatcgattgacagccctaattattttgtgttttaggaAACCAGCATTTAAATCacaatgttttgatatgaacgTTTCGTCACAGTATGATTATATACGAAGACAACAACTGATAATATTGAGTTATTATCATCCGGTCCTAATCTCCACAGGATAAACCAAGACTTGTTTCATGTTGTCTTAGATAACACAACAGTTATCATAgtagttcaaatgttttatctcACCTCTGTTCTGTTGATTCCAACCAAACAGAGCAGTGTGATTTTGTGCAGTGGTGAACATTTATAAGAATATAGACCGGAAAAGACATTTTTGCAAGGACAATTTAGGAGTCACATGAGGTCAGTATTACTAACAGCGTATTCAGCAAAAGTGATCAGGAACTAAAGTTTAATCAGCCTGTTTCCCAACACGGATTAAGTCATTGTGTTGTACATACAGTCCTGACTACTGAGTTCATTTGAGGCACTCTGAAAACTTGTATCTTTGCTCTCCCATTTATGTGGTAGAGTTTCACCCCAGAGAATTGCACACATTTAGTCCGAGCATGTGCTTGTGTCCTAGTGGGATGTGAGGTAACATGAACCCTACATGTGCTGCATTGCGCAACACAGCGCTCTGACATATTGTGTACAACTTGAATGGCTCTCTGTGTTTGCAGAGCTGCAGGACGCTGTGGAGGAGGTTTTACCGACGCTGAAAGCGCAAGGCATCAGTGTGTACCTCATGTCAGAGACCTGCAGTATCCAGGGCATCAACACTTTGTCTGACAAGATCTCCCAGGCCTCAGATCAGCCGCTGTCTCCGGACCTCAGAGCCAACATCAACATCAGGAGCACTGCTTTGTACATCTACACGTCGGGCACCACAGGTACACCAGGAAACTCCTCTGAAACACctaaactaatgcagtctaatacaacaataactataatgttcagttttgttgaaactgtttaaagggactgtttgtaactttcagaaatgcttgctAACAGCGACACATGTGGCTGTTAACTCAACGAaggtcagcgtcgggctcgcacttgtgctcgctctaaatagacatgaacgagcatcgctcaaaacagtgaggcggcacacgtcagctaaaaccacaatataactctatatttcacctgcttggcagtaatgttagctgaccagacgaaggtctctccatgaatcactgccggtcctagtgttggcttttcctgcttccgCCCCCGCAGCTGCACAGTGGCTgtgtgcttgtttattcaaagtttattaatatcgAATGTGATGCGTGTCCAGATTTTGACAAAGCACTCCATGGGGTCCCCAGCAACACActcgccaagtgtgaagtcaatcggatgagcggttctcgagatatgcgaaggacacacatgcatacccacagacagagattcctcgctttatagttGGAACAAACAGATTCTCTGAATGGACAACAGAGAAGTGGCTCATACTGCAGGAGTGAGAGGTTTCCTTTCAAAACTGCATATACATAATACTAACTGTAcctgatgatgatttattatttttggaccTTGGAAGGTTTGCCTAAAGCAGCCGTTGTCACCCAAGAGAGGATGTGGGCCGCCTCCTTCATCCAGGCGGCATGTGGAATCACATCAGAGGACATCTTCTACATCAACCTGCCTCTCTATCACAGTGCAGGCTTCCTCATCGGGATGGTCGGCGCCATGGAGAGAGGTAATATAAACCCTCTAACTCCTCAAAAGCATTCACACACCTGGTTTGGGCACTTAAGAAGGTGCTGTATACGTTTATACTGAGATAAAAGCTGTGTTATGTGATGTTTATTGCAGGTATGACCGTTATTCTGAAGAGAAAGTTCTCTGCCTCTCAGTTCTGGGACGACTGCAGGAAGTATAATGTGACAGTGATGCAGTACATTGGTGAAACAATGCGCTACCTCTGCAACACGCCCAGGGTAAAAGGAATCTCAACTTTCCGGTTGAATTAATAAAGTATTGTCCTGAATGAAGATATGAAGCTTTGCATGTCTCTGCTTTGATTCTGAGTCAATCTCACTTTTTGTAGAAAGACAACGAGAAGAACCACAAAGTGAGAATCGCAATCGGCAACGGAGTTCGAACAGATATTTGGTCAGAGTTTCTTAATCGCTTCGGGGACATTAAAGTCAGAGAGTTGTACGCTGCCACAGAGGGAAACATCGGTTTCATCAATTACACGTCAAAGATCGGTGCAGTGGGGCGAGTCAATTTTGTCCACAAGGTAAGTAGCGGAACATGTCCGCTgtttttagccacgctagcaACGCTGCTtcagtccagactgaaatatctcaataaatATGTGATGAAATGTCATGGCATTTGGTACAGAGATTcttggttcccagaggatgaatcttaaTAACACTGGTAATCCCCTGATTTTTCCTCAAGCGTCACCATGAAATTtttctcaaacagagtgtttctaACACTcccgtatgaggaaaataaagtgttttttgaacattaaagcatgtaaacatgttctagtagaaacccaaaatacaagtatgcacctgaaaatgagcatgatatgtcctctttaacattTCCTCT encodes the following:
- the LOC119487335 gene encoding very long-chain acyl-CoA synthetase-like; amino-acid sequence: MYIWFTVLAGLAILSFSFLRTFSPHLADECIYILRSLKLGFRLFKYKKSKPFYSVLDCFLDAAKKHPSKVFVHFEGRQYTYGEMDKQSNRVARALQAEAQLKEGDPVALFLANEPSFMWTWLGLAKLGCPAALLNFNIRSKSLLHCFSCCGAKVIIASQELQDAVEEVLPTLKAQGISVYLMSETCSIQGINTLSDKISQASDQPLSPDLRANINIRSTALYIYTSGTTGLPKAAVVTQERMWAASFIQAACGITSEDIFYINLPLYHSAGFLIGMVGAMERGMTVILKRKFSASQFWDDCRKYNVTVMQYIGETMRYLCNTPRKDNEKNHKVRIAIGNGVRTDIWSEFLNRFGDIKVRELYAATEGNIGFINYTSKIGAVGRVNFVHKFFFPFTLIKFDIEKEEPVRNSEGLCIKADVGETGLLVGRVTQRSPFVGYAGNHQQTEKKRLRDVLKKGDLFFNSGDLLRFDHMNFVYFQDRVGDTFRWKGENVATSEVADILTMAGCILEANVYGVKVEGHEGRIGMASVTLKEGEDFDCSHTYKQVVNYLPAYARPRFIRIQPCLEMTGTFKMKKVKLVEEGFNPADIKDRLYFLDPEKKLYVPMTEDIYRAISSREIKL